A portion of the Corynebacterium jeikeium genome contains these proteins:
- the meaB gene encoding methylmalonyl Co-A mutase-associated GTPase MeaB, translating to MNEYLEENLGTLVTTAGTVVEGKTAVAPEVVRRARRRIDVDDLFEGVRAGNRTKLARAITLLESTAPAHKVLAQELLVKLLPFSGKAMRVGLTGVPGVGKSTTIETLGLKLIEEGHRVAVLAIDPSSTKSGGSILGDKTRMSRLSAADEAFIRPSPSAGTLGGVAKATREAMVVLEAAGYDIVIVETVGVGQSEVAVAQMVDTFAFLALAGAGDQLQGIKKGVLEMADVISINKADGKNLRPAKRAARDLMTAMKMVRSSDQVWTPPVLTMSALEDDGIDKFWQAIEDHVEAMHENHLFDENRANQQIKWMWSMVHETLLQRLNTNEAVQTESTLVEKQLRSGQLTPTLAAQRIMEAFDQGRASNAGLAN from the coding sequence ATGAACGAGTATCTTGAAGAAAACCTGGGCACCCTCGTCACTACCGCTGGCACGGTCGTTGAGGGAAAGACCGCTGTAGCCCCCGAAGTCGTCCGTCGTGCGCGACGACGGATAGATGTCGACGACCTCTTTGAGGGCGTGCGGGCTGGAAACCGCACTAAGTTGGCTCGGGCAATCACGCTGCTGGAGTCGACTGCTCCGGCGCATAAGGTGCTGGCTCAAGAGCTACTGGTGAAGTTGCTGCCATTTTCCGGCAAGGCCATGCGCGTCGGACTTACCGGCGTCCCCGGCGTCGGTAAATCAACCACGATTGAAACCCTCGGGCTAAAGCTGATCGAGGAAGGCCACCGCGTTGCGGTGCTGGCCATCGACCCGTCGTCGACGAAGTCCGGTGGCTCGATTCTGGGCGACAAGACCCGTATGTCCCGGCTCTCGGCCGCGGATGAGGCCTTCATCCGTCCGTCGCCCTCTGCGGGCACGCTCGGTGGTGTCGCCAAGGCAACGCGTGAGGCCATGGTGGTGCTCGAGGCCGCAGGCTACGACATTGTCATCGTCGAAACTGTCGGCGTCGGTCAGTCCGAGGTCGCGGTGGCCCAGATGGTGGATACGTTTGCGTTTCTGGCACTCGCCGGCGCTGGTGACCAACTCCAGGGCATCAAGAAGGGTGTGCTGGAGATGGCCGACGTGATTTCTATCAACAAGGCGGATGGTAAGAACTTGCGCCCGGCAAAGCGCGCTGCGCGTGATCTGATGACGGCCATGAAGATGGTTCGCTCCTCAGACCAAGTCTGGACGCCACCGGTACTGACTATGTCGGCACTGGAAGACGACGGCATCGACAAGTTCTGGCAGGCCATCGAAGACCATGTCGAGGCTATGCATGAGAATCATCTCTTTGATGAAAACCGCGCTAACCAGCAGATTAAGTGGATGTGGTCCATGGTGCACGAGACGCTTTTGCAGCGACTCAACACCAACGAGGCTGTGCAGACAGAGAGCACCCTGGTGGAAAAACAACTCCGCTCGGGGCAGCTGACACCGACGCTCGCCGCCCAGCGCATCATGGAGGCATTTGACCAGGGAAGGGCATCGAACGCCGGGCTCGCCAACTAG
- a CDS encoding ArsR family transcriptional regulator — protein sequence MTEKAPTSTELDVATSVLKLMADKTRLSILSLLRDGEMTVTAIASALNRPVPAISQHLAKLRMANMVQTRKEGTSSFYSQPDEHLTNLVVNALHFAEHTLYSDPPHHRGQ from the coding sequence ATGACTGAGAAGGCTCCTACGAGCACCGAGCTCGACGTTGCCACTAGCGTACTGAAGTTGATGGCAGACAAGACGCGTCTCTCCATCCTGTCGCTCCTTCGTGACGGGGAGATGACCGTCACCGCCATCGCTAGCGCGCTCAATCGCCCCGTCCCCGCGATTTCTCAGCACCTTGCGAAGTTGCGCATGGCCAATATGGTGCAGACCCGCAAGGAAGGCACGTCTAGCTTCTATTCTCAGCCCGACGAGCACCTCACCAACCTGGTGGTCAACGCTCTCCACTTCGCCGAACACACGCTCTACAGCGATCCGCCCCATCACCGCGGTCAGTAG
- the cls gene encoding cardiolipin synthase, with product MDWLMGTFPWLVEDLTWWQVLFFALDYTIKFIAIGWVPENRSPSASTAWLLLILLIPFIGLPLFLFLGSQQITGRRHEVQALAQELIAERTEHLPDVPDDAEIEDDVVNVFKLSRQLTGMPAIASAEKGLFTEFDASIDRMIETIDAAQKSIHVQSYIFALDSSTEPFIQALERAHDRGLEVKVLVDPIGSWKYPGYYKLKKRLDQAKISWHPMLPVSLLKLTWRRLDLRNHRKLVVVDGDIVFMGSQNLIEPEYQKKKNHKIGRRWVDTWIELEGDIALAFDAIFAVDWTSELYKTPDATRDYSLHNTEVNDNYNVVQVLPSGPGFSTEPNLRVFNNMIYQAHERIIAVSPYFVPDESMLMALTSAAYGGIDVQLYVNEESDQFMVGHAQQSYYQALLTAGVKIYRYPAPAVLHSKFMVIDDRMAMFGSSNLDMRSFGLNYEITLLSAAGSIVDKLIMLADEYRDKSFLLTQEEWNDRPLRQRYLDSVFRLTSALQ from the coding sequence ATGGATTGGTTGATGGGTACCTTCCCGTGGCTGGTGGAGGACTTAACGTGGTGGCAAGTACTGTTTTTCGCACTCGACTACACGATTAAGTTCATCGCGATTGGGTGGGTGCCGGAAAACCGAAGCCCATCGGCTTCGACGGCGTGGCTGCTGCTGATTCTGCTGATTCCATTTATCGGCCTACCTCTGTTCCTCTTCCTGGGCTCGCAGCAGATTACGGGCCGTCGGCATGAGGTACAGGCACTGGCACAGGAGCTCATTGCGGAACGTACCGAGCATCTGCCAGACGTACCGGACGATGCCGAGATAGAAGATGACGTTGTCAACGTATTCAAGCTCTCGCGCCAGCTCACGGGAATGCCGGCAATTGCCAGCGCGGAAAAGGGACTTTTCACCGAATTCGACGCCTCCATTGACCGCATGATTGAGACCATCGATGCGGCCCAGAAATCAATCCACGTGCAGTCCTACATCTTTGCACTGGATTCCAGCACGGAGCCTTTCATACAGGCTCTTGAACGCGCGCACGACAGGGGACTAGAGGTCAAGGTACTGGTCGATCCAATTGGTTCGTGGAAGTACCCCGGCTACTACAAGCTGAAAAAGCGCCTGGACCAGGCTAAAATCTCCTGGCACCCGATGCTGCCCGTGAGCTTGCTGAAGCTCACCTGGCGCCGCCTGGATCTGCGTAATCACCGCAAGCTCGTAGTTGTTGACGGCGACATTGTATTCATGGGCTCGCAGAATTTGATTGAGCCCGAATATCAGAAGAAAAAGAACCATAAGATCGGCCGTCGCTGGGTGGACACGTGGATTGAGCTCGAGGGCGATATTGCGCTGGCCTTCGACGCAATTTTCGCGGTTGATTGGACCAGCGAGCTATACAAGACCCCAGACGCCACCAGGGACTATTCACTCCACAACACCGAAGTCAACGACAACTACAACGTTGTCCAGGTGCTGCCGTCGGGTCCGGGCTTCAGCACGGAGCCGAACCTGCGCGTCTTCAATAACATGATCTACCAGGCACACGAGCGGATTATCGCCGTCAGCCCGTACTTCGTCCCCGACGAATCCATGCTCATGGCGCTGACCTCTGCCGCATATGGAGGCATCGACGTCCAGCTCTACGTCAACGAAGAGTCCGATCAGTTCATGGTCGGCCACGCGCAGCAGTCCTACTACCAGGCACTGCTAACCGCTGGCGTGAAGATCTACCGCTATCCGGCGCCTGCGGTCCTGCACTCCAAGTTCATGGTTATCGACGACCGCATGGCCATGTTCGGCTCCTCCAATCTGGATATGCGCTCGTTCGGCCTCAACTACGAGATCACGCTTCTTTCCGCCGCCGGTTCCATCGTGGACAAACTGATCATGCTTGCCGACGAGTACCGCGACAAATCTTTCCTGCTCACCCAGGAGGAATGGAATGACCGGCCCCTTCGTCAGCGCTACCTGGACTCTGTTTTCCGCTTGACCTCGGCGCTGCAATAG
- a CDS encoding YbhB/YbcL family Raf kinase inhibitor-like protein, with product MTTNSNDTANDTANAPVFPGPDPYAPLKDLPTFELSSPDIKDGEKIADEFRAPSNVSPQLDWANLPEGTKSIAVTCFDPDAPTASGFWHWAVFNIPATEKGLPQGAGSEDGSKLPEGAIQLVGDSGMRGHYGANPPAQHAPHRYMYAVHAVDVEKLEVPEDATPTVLGFNLYFHSIARAIITPWWENVGE from the coding sequence ATGACTACGAATTCCAACGACACCGCAAACGACACTGCAAATGCTCCGGTTTTCCCGGGACCAGATCCGTACGCACCGCTGAAGGATTTGCCAACCTTCGAGCTGTCCTCGCCAGATATCAAGGACGGCGAGAAGATTGCGGATGAATTCCGCGCTCCGTCGAATGTTTCCCCACAACTGGATTGGGCAAATCTGCCGGAGGGCACTAAGTCCATTGCCGTGACCTGCTTCGATCCGGATGCTCCGACCGCTTCGGGCTTCTGGCACTGGGCTGTCTTCAACATTCCAGCGACCGAAAAGGGTCTGCCACAGGGAGCTGGCTCCGAAGACGGCTCTAAGCTGCCAGAAGGCGCTATCCAGCTTGTCGGCGACTCGGGCATGCGTGGTCACTACGGAGCTAACCCACCGGCGCAGCATGCCCCACACCGTTACATGTATGCGGTGCACGCGGTCGACGTGGAGAAGCTTGAAGTTCCGGAAGATGCGACGCCGACCGTGCTTGGCTTCAATCTGTACTTCCACTCGATTGCGCGTGCCATCATCACGCCGTGGTGGGAGAACGTCGGGGAGTAG
- a CDS encoding quinone-dependent dihydroorotate dehydrogenase: MPSKLRAKSYQLALKAMFQVPPEQIHEAISKTLKGLQKSESLQRAVSKLLVVDDAVLRQTVFGVDFPRPLGLAAGFDKAAIAPDCWGPIGFGYAELGTVTAKPQPGNDRPRLFRLKEDRAILNRMGFNNPGAAAVAENLRARRSDDVIGINIGKTKVTPLEEAVDDYRESASQLGGLADYVVVNVSSPNTPGLRDLQAVESLRPILAAVTEETDSPVLVKIAPDLSDDDVIAVADLAVDLGLAGIVATNTTISREGLRTPADEVAEMGAGGVSGAPVAARSLEVLKLLHERVGDKLVLISVGGIETAEQAWERIANGASLLQGYTPLIYGGPDWIRDIHQGLARQIRAQGFYSISEAVGCGLPWRG; this comes from the coding sequence ATGCCTTCGAAACTTCGCGCCAAGTCCTATCAACTCGCGCTAAAGGCAATGTTCCAGGTCCCACCGGAGCAGATTCACGAGGCCATCTCGAAGACCCTGAAGGGGCTGCAGAAGTCGGAGAGTCTACAGCGGGCGGTGAGCAAGTTACTCGTTGTTGACGATGCTGTGCTGCGTCAAACCGTGTTCGGCGTGGACTTCCCGCGTCCGCTGGGGCTCGCCGCAGGCTTCGACAAGGCTGCTATTGCTCCGGATTGCTGGGGGCCAATTGGTTTTGGCTACGCGGAACTGGGAACCGTGACTGCCAAGCCGCAGCCGGGCAACGATCGCCCGCGTCTGTTCCGTCTGAAGGAAGATCGCGCCATTTTGAACCGCATGGGTTTCAACAACCCCGGCGCCGCTGCTGTAGCGGAGAACTTGCGGGCGCGTCGCAGTGACGACGTGATTGGTATAAACATTGGTAAGACCAAGGTGACTCCGCTGGAAGAGGCCGTCGATGACTATCGAGAATCGGCTAGCCAGCTCGGCGGCTTGGCGGACTACGTTGTTGTCAATGTCTCCTCACCGAACACGCCGGGTCTGCGCGACCTTCAGGCAGTGGAGTCACTGCGCCCGATTCTGGCAGCGGTGACTGAGGAGACCGACTCGCCGGTGCTGGTCAAGATTGCTCCTGATCTCTCCGACGATGATGTCATCGCAGTTGCTGACTTGGCGGTTGACCTGGGGCTGGCGGGCATTGTGGCTACCAACACCACCATTTCTCGCGAGGGCCTGCGTACGCCCGCGGATGAGGTCGCGGAGATGGGGGCCGGTGGAGTCTCGGGTGCTCCTGTGGCAGCTCGGTCACTAGAGGTGCTGAAGCTGCTGCACGAGCGCGTCGGAGACAAACTAGTTCTCATCAGCGTCGGCGGCATAGAAACGGCTGAGCAAGCGTGGGAGCGGATTGCCAACGGCGCTTCCCTACTGCAGGGCTACACACCGTTGATTTATGGCGGTCCGGACTGGATTCGTGACATTCACCAAGGGTTGGCTCGCCAGATTCGAGCTCAGGGATTCTACTCCATTTCGGAGGCAGTCGGCTGTGGTCTGCCGTGGCGTGGTTAA
- a CDS encoding aldo/keto reductase produces MQQRILGNSGLRVSALGLGTATWGAGTRQDEAGRILTDFLDAGGNLVDASPLHGGDTVADMLGAVIAKRGVADELVLSVASGIHPERPVGRRVDCSRKTLQKDLDDTLARLGVEHIDLWSPGYWDGLTPPEEVADTLEWAVLTGKVRYAGVRGYSGWQAAVTHAAADRIAPVFAQHEYSLLQRSPEAELLPACEHLGLGFIGGAPLAQGVLTAKYQHIIPEDSRAASEHADAEVQDYLDTRGVTVAGALTTAAKGLGVSAAVAAISWARDRPGVTSILVGARDRAQLRENLTAEQLTLPPQICNALDDVTL; encoded by the coding sequence GTGCAACAACGAATTCTGGGCAACAGCGGTTTACGGGTCTCCGCCTTGGGGCTGGGTACGGCCACCTGGGGTGCGGGTACCAGGCAAGACGAAGCCGGACGCATCCTGACGGACTTCCTCGACGCCGGAGGCAACCTTGTCGACGCTTCCCCACTCCACGGCGGCGACACTGTTGCCGACATGCTGGGTGCAGTCATCGCAAAGCGCGGTGTCGCCGACGAATTGGTGCTCTCGGTCGCATCTGGCATACACCCCGAGCGGCCCGTCGGCAGGCGCGTGGACTGCTCGCGTAAGACACTGCAAAAGGACCTCGACGATACGCTCGCACGCCTCGGCGTCGAACACATTGATCTGTGGTCGCCCGGCTACTGGGATGGGCTGACCCCACCGGAAGAGGTCGCCGATACCCTGGAATGGGCTGTGCTCACGGGGAAAGTACGTTACGCCGGAGTGCGTGGATACAGCGGTTGGCAGGCGGCGGTGACGCATGCCGCCGCGGATCGAATCGCTCCGGTGTTCGCACAGCATGAGTACTCGCTGCTCCAGCGAAGCCCTGAGGCTGAACTACTGCCCGCCTGTGAGCATTTGGGGCTCGGCTTTATCGGTGGCGCCCCACTGGCCCAAGGCGTTTTGACCGCCAAATACCAGCACATCATTCCCGAGGACTCCCGCGCTGCTTCCGAACACGCCGACGCAGAGGTGCAGGACTATCTCGACACGCGCGGCGTCACGGTTGCAGGCGCGCTGACCACCGCAGCCAAGGGGCTCGGCGTCAGTGCTGCCGTCGCAGCGATTTCCTGGGCACGCGATCGGCCGGGCGTCACCTCGATCCTCGTTGGCGCTCGAGACCGCGCTCAGCTACGCGAAAACCTCACCGCCGAACAACTCACGCTGCCACCGCAGATTTGCAACGCGCTTGACGACGTCACGCTGTAA